The following are encoded together in the Xanthobacter autotrophicus Py2 genome:
- a CDS encoding excinuclease ABC, A subunit (TIGRFAM: excinuclease ABC, A subunit~PFAM: ABC transporter related~KEGG: bja:blr4702 ABC excinuclease subunit A) yields the protein MSDRAFPTRAVSAPDTAGRRDARTLTVRGAREHNLKNVDLEIPRDSLVVFTGLSGSGKSSLAFDTIYAEGQRRYVESLSAYARQFLEMMQKPDVDQIDGLSPAISIEQKTTSKNPRSTVGTVTEIYDYMRLLWARTGVPYSPATGLPIESQTVSQMVDRTLALPEGTRLYLLAPVIRGRKGEYRKELAEWMKKGFQRVKIDGAFHEIAEAPTLDKKFKHDIDVVVDRIVVRPDLAARLADSFETALALADGIAVAEYADEKDEAGAPRRVLFSEKFACPVSGFTISEIEPRLFSFNNPFGACPACDGLGVEQTIDPDLVVPDRMRSLKQGAIAPWAKSTSPYYGQTLDALAKHYHFKLNVPFADLPEQAKEVLLFGSGTEKITFAYDDGMRAYETSKTFEGVVRNLDRRWKETDSDWAREEISKYFSTVPCKACSGYRLKPEALAVKVAGKHIGEVGELSVRAASAWFEALPGALTDKQNEIAGRILKEIRERLIFLLDVGLEYLTLARASGTLSGGESQRIRLASQIGSGLTGVLYVLDEPSIGLHQRDNARLLDTLKHLRDLGNTVIVVEHDEDAILAADYVVDVGPGAGIHGGRIVAQGTPAQILADPNSLTGQYLTGQLSVGVPARRKPNPKRVLKLSGARGNNLKDVTAEIPLGLFTCITGVSGGGKSTLLIDTLYKAVARRLNGASEAPAPFDRLEGLEHLDKVIDIDQSPIGRTPRSNPATYTGAFTPIREWFSGLPEAKARGYGAGRFSFNVKGGRCEACQGDGVIKIEMHFLPDVYVTCDVCKGKRYNRETLEVTFKNKSIADVLDMTVEEGAQFFKAVPSVREKLETLHRVGLDYIKVGQQATTLSGGEAQRVKLSKELSKRATGRTLYILDEPTTGLHFHDVKKLLEVLHELVEQGNTVVVIEHNLEVIKTADWILDLGPEGGDGGGEIVVAGTPEQVAQHPRSHTGHFLAEVLARRPLVKAAAAPSTAKAAERKAGSRNASAGKTPASAEPAADSQPAAEVVEPIEDSAKLTKTAARGRGRRRQAAE from the coding sequence ATGTCTGATCGCGCTTTTCCCACGCGGGCGGTTTCCGCCCCTGATACCGCCGGCCGCCGGGACGCGCGCACCCTGACGGTGCGCGGCGCGCGCGAGCACAACCTCAAGAACGTGGACCTCGAGATCCCGCGCGACAGCCTGGTGGTCTTCACCGGGCTCTCCGGCTCGGGCAAGAGTTCGCTGGCCTTCGACACGATCTATGCCGAAGGCCAGCGCCGTTATGTGGAAAGCCTCTCGGCCTACGCACGGCAGTTCCTGGAGATGATGCAGAAGCCGGACGTGGACCAGATTGATGGCTTGTCCCCGGCCATTTCCATCGAGCAGAAAACCACCTCCAAGAATCCGCGCTCCACCGTGGGCACGGTGACAGAGATCTACGATTACATGCGCCTGTTGTGGGCGCGCACGGGCGTGCCCTATTCCCCGGCCACCGGCCTGCCCATCGAGAGCCAGACCGTCTCCCAGATGGTGGATCGCACGCTGGCCCTTCCGGAAGGCACGCGCCTTTATCTGCTGGCCCCTGTGATACGCGGACGCAAGGGCGAATATCGCAAGGAACTCGCCGAGTGGATGAAGAAGGGCTTCCAGCGGGTGAAGATCGACGGCGCCTTCCACGAGATCGCGGAGGCTCCGACCCTCGACAAGAAGTTCAAGCACGACATCGACGTGGTGGTGGACCGCATCGTGGTGCGGCCCGATCTGGCCGCGCGGCTCGCCGACAGTTTCGAGACGGCGCTGGCTTTGGCGGATGGCATCGCGGTGGCCGAGTATGCCGATGAGAAGGACGAGGCGGGGGCGCCGCGGCGCGTCCTGTTCTCCGAGAAGTTCGCCTGCCCGGTTTCCGGCTTCACCATTTCGGAGATCGAGCCGCGCCTGTTTTCCTTCAACAATCCCTTCGGCGCCTGCCCGGCCTGCGACGGGCTCGGCGTGGAGCAGACCATCGATCCCGACCTTGTGGTGCCGGATCGGATGCGCTCGCTGAAGCAGGGGGCCATCGCGCCATGGGCAAAGTCCACGTCGCCCTATTATGGCCAGACGCTGGACGCGCTGGCCAAGCACTATCATTTCAAGCTCAACGTGCCCTTCGCCGACCTGCCGGAACAGGCGAAGGAGGTGTTGCTGTTCGGCTCGGGCACCGAGAAGATCACCTTCGCCTATGACGACGGCATGCGCGCCTACGAGACCTCCAAGACCTTCGAGGGCGTGGTCCGCAACCTGGATCGGCGCTGGAAGGAGACCGACAGCGACTGGGCGCGGGAGGAGATCTCGAAATATTTCTCCACCGTCCCGTGCAAGGCCTGTTCAGGCTACCGCCTGAAGCCGGAGGCCCTCGCGGTGAAGGTGGCCGGCAAGCATATCGGCGAGGTGGGAGAGCTTTCGGTGCGGGCGGCGTCCGCTTGGTTCGAGGCCCTGCCCGGCGCGCTCACCGACAAGCAGAACGAGATCGCCGGCCGGATCCTCAAGGAGATCCGTGAGCGTCTCATCTTCCTGCTGGATGTGGGGCTGGAATATCTCACCCTCGCCCGCGCCTCCGGCACCCTGTCGGGCGGCGAGAGCCAGCGCATCCGCCTTGCCTCGCAGATCGGCTCGGGCCTGACTGGCGTGCTCTATGTGCTGGACGAGCCCTCCATCGGCCTGCACCAGCGCGACAACGCGCGCCTTCTGGACACGCTCAAGCACCTGCGCGACCTCGGCAATACGGTGATCGTGGTGGAACACGACGAGGACGCCATCCTCGCTGCCGATTATGTGGTGGATGTGGGCCCCGGTGCCGGCATCCACGGCGGCCGCATCGTCGCCCAGGGTACTCCCGCGCAGATCCTGGCCGACCCCAATTCCCTCACCGGCCAGTACCTCACCGGCCAGCTGTCCGTGGGCGTGCCGGCGCGGCGCAAGCCCAACCCGAAACGCGTGCTCAAGCTTTCGGGCGCGCGGGGCAACAATCTGAAGGACGTGACGGCGGAGATACCCCTCGGCCTGTTTACCTGCATCACCGGCGTGTCCGGGGGGGGCAAGTCCACTCTGCTCATCGACACCTTGTACAAGGCGGTGGCGCGGCGGTTGAACGGCGCCAGCGAGGCCCCGGCCCCGTTCGACCGGCTGGAGGGGCTTGAGCACCTCGACAAGGTGATCGACATCGACCAGTCGCCCATCGGCCGTACCCCCCGCTCAAACCCGGCGACCTACACGGGTGCCTTCACCCCCATCCGCGAATGGTTCTCCGGCCTGCCGGAGGCCAAGGCGCGGGGCTATGGCGCCGGGCGCTTCTCCTTCAACGTGAAAGGGGGGCGCTGCGAGGCCTGCCAGGGCGACGGCGTCATCAAGATCGAGATGCACTTCCTGCCGGATGTCTATGTCACGTGCGATGTCTGCAAGGGCAAGCGCTACAACCGCGAGACCCTGGAGGTCACCTTCAAGAACAAGTCCATCGCCGACGTGCTGGACATGACCGTGGAAGAGGGCGCGCAGTTCTTCAAGGCGGTGCCTTCGGTCCGCGAGAAGCTGGAGACCCTGCATCGCGTGGGACTCGACTATATCAAGGTAGGCCAGCAGGCGACCACGCTCTCCGGCGGCGAAGCGCAGCGCGTGAAGCTCTCCAAGGAGCTGTCCAAGCGCGCCACCGGCCGCACCCTCTACATCCTCGACGAGCCCACCACCGGCCTGCACTTCCACGACGTGAAGAAGCTGCTCGAAGTGCTGCATGAGCTGGTGGAGCAGGGTAATACCGTGGTGGTGATCGAGCACAATCTGGAGGTCATCAAGACCGCCGACTGGATCCTCGATCTCGGCCCGGAAGGGGGAGACGGCGGCGGCGAGATCGTGGTGGCGGGCACGCCCGAGCAGGTGGCGCAGCACCCGAGGTCCCACACCGGGCACTTCCTGGCGGAAGTTCTGGCGCGCCGACCCTTGGTCAAGGCTGCGGCGGCGCCCTCGACGGCAAAGGCAGCGGAGCGGAAGGCCGGCTCCCGCAACGCCTCTGCCGGGAAGACGCCGGCATCTGCGGAACCGGCGGCAGATTCACAGCCTGCGGCAGAGGTCGTGGAACCGATCGAGGACAGCGCCAAGCTCACCAAGACCGCCGCCCGTGGACGGGGGCGGCGACGGCAGGCGGCGGAGTAG